A single Rubrivivax gelatinosus IL144 DNA region contains:
- the cobA gene encoding uroporphyrinogen-III C-methyltransferase, whose translation MMVSDIPAGPACGRVTLLGAGPGDPELLTIKGLKALQGASLLLYDALVSDEILALAPASAERLYVGKQASRHALPQDEIIALMLRLAREGRSLVRLKGGDGYIFGRGGEEAIALAEAGVPFDVIPGLSAAQGAGASAGIPLTHRDHAAALVFATGHLRADGQGIDLDWAALARPRQTLVIYMGVGTLALICRELVAHGLPADTPAAVVERATLPDERCITGTVTTLPQLALEQRVRTPALIVVGSVVGLRPLLRQAGAAT comes from the coding sequence ATGATGGTGAGTGACATTCCAGCCGGCCCCGCCTGCGGCCGCGTGACCCTGCTGGGCGCCGGCCCCGGCGACCCCGAACTGCTGACGATCAAGGGCCTGAAGGCGCTGCAGGGCGCCTCGCTGCTGCTCTACGACGCGCTGGTCAGCGACGAGATCCTGGCGCTGGCGCCGGCTTCGGCCGAGCGGCTGTACGTCGGCAAGCAGGCGTCGCGGCACGCGCTGCCGCAGGACGAGATCATCGCCTTGATGCTGCGCCTGGCGCGCGAGGGGCGCTCGCTGGTGCGGCTCAAGGGCGGCGACGGCTACATCTTCGGCCGCGGCGGCGAGGAGGCGATCGCGCTGGCCGAAGCCGGCGTGCCCTTCGACGTCATCCCGGGGCTGAGCGCCGCGCAGGGCGCCGGCGCCAGCGCCGGCATCCCGCTGACGCACCGCGACCACGCCGCGGCGCTGGTCTTCGCCACCGGCCATCTGCGCGCCGACGGCCAGGGCATCGACCTGGACTGGGCGGCGCTGGCGCGGCCGCGGCAGACGCTGGTCATCTACATGGGCGTCGGCACGCTGGCGCTGATCTGCCGCGAACTGGTCGCGCACGGCCTGCCGGCCGACACGCCGGCGGCCGTCGTCGAACGTGCGACGCTGCCCGACGAGCGCTGCATCACCGGCACCGTGACGACGCTGCCGCAGCTCGCGCTGGAGCAGCGCGTGCGCACGCCGGCGCTGATCGTCGTCGGCAGCGTCGTCGGGCTGCGGCCACTGCTTCGCCAGGCCGGCGCTGCCACATAG
- a CDS encoding NnrS family protein, giving the protein MARSTEQPAPSPLSALWLAPHRPLFLMAGLWALAALFWWQWGWWWWPGLGMPTLGTPTLWHVHEMVFGFGGASVAAYFLTAVTSWTSRPMIAGRPLMLLVALWVAARLAMLQAAQLPLALLLAPGALYFGMVTFWLLRDIAAVRAWHKLGFPAAIAALGIIDALLVVAAHEAWALDVVALKRAAVMFFAMKVAIIAGGMIPAFTANWLRQSGSAVPPPRENRLANRLGLVTLYLALGLTLAGAETASGWALILAAPVQAWRFSGWRSHAVGGNKLLVMMHTTFCSLIVGLVIVGVSRLAPEFWPERDAVHALTMGAMAGMVMSVASRAAARRGEGGTLDAGRLLPAAYVLVWLGAWLRTTAPFLYGWLDNPVALAAQLWCAGWVVFLAAFVPTILGPLLRPVFSGAKA; this is encoded by the coding sequence ATGGCTCGATCCACAGAACAACCCGCACCGTCCCCGCTGTCCGCCCTCTGGCTCGCGCCGCACCGGCCGCTGTTCCTGATGGCCGGGCTGTGGGCGCTGGCGGCGCTGTTCTGGTGGCAATGGGGCTGGTGGTGGTGGCCCGGGCTGGGCATGCCGACGCTGGGCACGCCGACCCTGTGGCACGTGCACGAGATGGTGTTCGGCTTCGGCGGCGCCTCGGTCGCGGCCTACTTCCTCACCGCGGTGACGAGCTGGACCTCGCGGCCGATGATCGCCGGCCGGCCGCTGATGCTGCTCGTCGCCCTATGGGTCGCGGCGCGGCTGGCGATGCTGCAGGCCGCGCAGTTGCCGCTGGCGCTGCTGCTGGCGCCCGGGGCGCTGTACTTCGGCATGGTGACGTTCTGGCTGCTGCGCGACATCGCCGCCGTGCGTGCCTGGCACAAGCTGGGTTTCCCGGCGGCGATCGCCGCGCTGGGCATCATCGACGCGCTGCTCGTCGTCGCCGCGCACGAGGCCTGGGCCCTGGACGTCGTCGCGCTCAAGCGCGCCGCGGTGATGTTCTTCGCGATGAAGGTCGCGATCATCGCCGGCGGCATGATCCCGGCGTTCACCGCCAACTGGCTGCGCCAGAGCGGCTCGGCCGTGCCGCCGCCGCGCGAGAACCGGCTCGCCAACCGCCTGGGCCTCGTCACGCTGTACCTCGCGCTCGGGCTGACGCTGGCCGGCGCCGAAACCGCCAGCGGCTGGGCGCTGATCCTGGCCGCCCCGGTGCAGGCCTGGCGCTTCTCGGGCTGGCGCTCGCACGCCGTCGGCGGCAACAAGCTGCTGGTGATGATGCACACCACCTTCTGCTCGCTGATCGTCGGGCTGGTCATCGTCGGCGTCTCGCGCCTGGCGCCGGAGTTCTGGCCCGAGCGCGACGCGGTTCACGCGCTGACGATGGGCGCGATGGCCGGCATGGTGATGTCGGTCGCCTCGCGGGCGGCAGCGCGGCGCGGCGAAGGCGGCACGCTCGACGCCGGCCGGCTGCTGCCCGCGGCCTACGTGCTGGTCTGGCTGGGCGCCTGGCTGCGAACCACCGCGCCTTTCCTCTATGGCTGGCTCGACAACCCGGTGGCGCTGGCGGCGCAGCTCTGGTGCGCCGGCTGGGTCGTCTTCCTCGCCGCCTTCGTCCCGACCATCCTCGGCCCGCTGCTGCGCCCCGTGTTC